A single Nicotiana tabacum cultivar K326 chromosome 5, ASM71507v2, whole genome shotgun sequence DNA region contains:
- the LOC142181273 gene encoding peroxidase 22.3-like, translated as MVSRSFLFLHVLIMFSLAVIAFSDLSDDFYEDVCPEALPTIKRVVEDAVRKERRMGASLLRLHFHDCFVNGCDASVLLDQTATIDSEKTARANNNSARGFEVIDKIKSEVDKACGRPVVSCADILAVAARDSVVALHGPTWEVKLGRRDSTTASRTTANNDIPSPFMDLPALINNFKNQGLDEEDLVALSGGHTLGFAQCFTFRDRIYNETNNIDSTFASQRQANCPRSGGDSNLASLDPTAALFDSKYFSNLVSKKGLLHSDQALFSGGETDNLVKTYSTNLGTFSKDFAESMIKMGNIKPLTGSQGQIRVNCRKVN; from the exons ATGGTTTCACGTAGCTTCCTATTTCTTCATGTGTTGATCATGTTTTCTTTAGCAGTGATAGCATTTTCAGATTTATCAGATGATTTCTATGAGGATGTTTGTCCTGAAGCTTTACCAACCATTAAACGGGTTGTTGAGGATGCAGTTCGGAAAGAGAGACGAATGGGCGCTTCTCTGCTACGTCTGCATTTTCATGATTGTTTCGTTAAT GGCTGTGATGCTTCGGTTCTTCTTGACCAAACAGCTACTATTGACAGTGAAAAGACTGCTCGTGCTAATAACAATTCTGCTAGAGGATTTGAGGTGATTGATAAAATCAAATCTGAGGTTGATAAAGCTTGTGGACGTCCGGTTGTATCTTGTGCGGACATCTTGGCAGTTGCAGCTCGTGACTCTGTAGTTGCT CTACATGGACCAACATGGGAAGTGAAACTAGGAAGGAGAGACTCCACAACAGCAAGTAGAACCACAGCCAACAATGATATTCCATCTCCATTTATGGACTTACCTGCCCTTATCAACAACTTCAAGAATCAAGGATTGGATGAGGAAGACCTCGTCGCGCTTTCCGGTGGCCATACCCTAGGGTTTGCTCAGTGTTTCACCTTCAGAGATCGCATCTACAATGAGACTAACAACATTGATTCCACCTTTGCAAGTCAACGTCAAGCAAATTGTCCACGTAGTGGAGGTGATTCTAATCTTGCTTCCCTTGATCCTACTGCTGCTCTTTTCGACTCTAAATATTTTAGTAACTTGGTATCAAAGAAAGGGCTTTTACACTCTGATCAAGCTTTGTTTAGTGGAGGAGAAACTGATAATCTTGTTAAGACATACAGTACCAACCTTGGAACTTTCTCTAAAGATTTTGCTGAGTCTATGATTAAGATGGGAAATATCAAGCCATTGACTGGGAGTCAAGGTCAAATTCGTGTCAACTGCAGGAAGGTGAACTAA